A region of Ramlibacter agri DNA encodes the following proteins:
- a CDS encoding phytanoyl-CoA dioxygenase family protein, with product MRLTEEQLRRLDEDGFLVLPGVFTPEEVELLRGEVPGMVAEQRPENPREAGKSTVRNILSLHRRNELYRRLVSHPRMLEAARQILGEECYPQQVKINLKTGFDGGGFEWHTDFATHHNRDGVPKPRALNFHIHLDDVTEFNGPLMFVPGSHKREIPLKRSVDGEKWELWTVPHEAVTELVNELGMVSAKGPRGTLLVFGDNLLHVSAANVSPYPRWIFSVIYNPCSNPATKDVPEMAHERDRRPLQSLADDCLLQPVLPAAA from the coding sequence ATGCGACTCACAGAAGAACAACTACGCCGCCTCGACGAAGACGGCTTCCTGGTACTCCCCGGCGTGTTCACGCCGGAGGAAGTGGAACTGCTGCGGGGCGAAGTCCCGGGCATGGTGGCCGAGCAGCGGCCGGAGAACCCGCGCGAAGCCGGCAAGAGCACGGTGCGCAACATCCTGTCGCTGCACCGGCGCAATGAGCTGTACCGGCGCCTGGTCAGCCATCCCCGCATGCTGGAGGCCGCGCGGCAGATCCTGGGCGAGGAGTGCTACCCGCAGCAGGTCAAGATCAACCTGAAGACCGGCTTCGACGGCGGCGGCTTCGAGTGGCACACCGACTTCGCCACCCACCACAACCGGGATGGCGTGCCGAAGCCGCGGGCGCTCAACTTCCACATCCACCTGGACGACGTCACCGAGTTCAACGGCCCGCTGATGTTCGTGCCCGGTTCGCACAAGCGCGAGATCCCGCTGAAGCGCAGCGTGGACGGCGAGAAGTGGGAGCTGTGGACCGTGCCGCACGAAGCGGTGACCGAGCTGGTGAACGAGCTGGGCATGGTCTCGGCCAAGGGCCCGCGCGGTACGCTGCTGGTCTTCGGCGACAACTTGCTGCACGTCTCGGCCGCCAACGTGTCGCCGTACCCGCGCTGGATCTTCTCGGTCATCTACAACCCGTGCAGCAACCCGGCGACGAAGGACGTGCCCGAGATGGCGCACGAGCGCGACCGGCGTCCGCTGCAGTCGCTGGCCGACGACTGCCTGCTCCAGCCCGTGCTGCCCGCCGCTGCATGA
- a CDS encoding Lrp/AsnC family transcriptional regulator, with the protein MKPATDWLDRTDLKILALLQQEGRLSNVELAERVALSPTPCLRRVKRLEEAGVIAFYRAELDRRQLGLGVTAFVCINIADHGPKATELFLSAVDAIDEIVTCHVLSGQFDFLLEVVTPTLDHYASVMLDRLGGLPGVSALQTSFALRTVKGARRLPLAHLGS; encoded by the coding sequence ATGAAGCCCGCAACCGATTGGCTGGATCGCACCGACCTCAAGATCCTGGCGCTCCTGCAGCAGGAGGGCCGCTTGTCGAACGTGGAACTGGCGGAGCGCGTCGCCCTGTCGCCCACACCTTGCCTGCGGCGCGTGAAGCGGCTGGAGGAAGCCGGCGTGATCGCCTTCTACCGCGCGGAGCTGGACCGCCGGCAGTTGGGCCTGGGCGTGACGGCCTTCGTCTGCATCAACATCGCCGACCACGGGCCCAAGGCCACCGAGCTGTTCCTGTCCGCGGTGGATGCCATCGACGAGATCGTCACCTGCCACGTGCTGTCAGGCCAGTTCGACTTCCTGCTCGAAGTCGTCACGCCGACGCTGGACCACTATGCGTCGGTCATGCTGGATCGGTTGGGCGGGCTGCCCGGGGTGAGCGCGCTGCAAACGAGCTTCGCGCTACGCACGGTGAAGGGGGCACGGCGCTTGCCGTTGGCGCATCTGGGGAGCTAG
- a CDS encoding oxidoreductase, protein MALRKNLLITGVSSGFGRALAQESLAAGHRVVGTVRGSRAQQDFEALGAGAIGRVLDVTDFDAIPRIVAEVEAEVGPVDVLVNNAGYGHEGVMEESSLDEMRRQFDVNVFGAVAMMKAVLPFMRKRRRGRIVNITSMGGFVTMPGIAYYCGSKFALEGISEALGQELKPLGIHVTAVAPGSFRTDWAGRSMVRTPRSIEDYDGLFDPIRRAREAKSGRQLGDPAKAARAMLALVDNPHPPAHLLLGSDALGLVRDKLTAMSTELATWEAVTRSTDGTDQGTLS, encoded by the coding sequence GTGGCATTGCGAAAAAACTTGCTCATTACCGGTGTCAGCAGTGGCTTTGGCCGTGCGCTGGCCCAGGAGTCGCTGGCGGCCGGTCATCGTGTCGTCGGAACGGTTCGTGGCTCGCGGGCGCAGCAGGACTTCGAGGCGCTTGGGGCCGGCGCGATCGGCCGTGTGCTGGATGTGACCGACTTCGACGCCATCCCCCGCATCGTCGCCGAGGTCGAGGCCGAAGTCGGGCCGGTGGACGTGCTCGTCAACAACGCCGGCTACGGCCATGAAGGCGTCATGGAGGAATCGTCGCTGGACGAGATGCGGCGGCAATTCGATGTCAACGTCTTCGGCGCCGTAGCCATGATGAAGGCGGTGCTGCCCTTCATGCGGAAGCGGCGGCGCGGGCGCATCGTCAACATCACGTCGATGGGCGGCTTCGTCACGATGCCAGGCATTGCCTACTACTGCGGCAGCAAGTTCGCGCTGGAAGGCATTTCCGAGGCCTTGGGCCAGGAGTTGAAGCCCTTGGGCATCCACGTCACGGCTGTTGCGCCGGGCTCGTTCCGCACCGATTGGGCAGGTCGCTCGATGGTGCGCACGCCGCGCAGCATCGAGGACTACGACGGGCTGTTCGACCCGATCCGCCGGGCCCGCGAGGCCAAGAGCGGCCGGCAACTCGGCGACCCCGCCAAGGCTGCCCGCGCGATGCTGGCCTTGGTCGACAATCCGCACCCGCCCGCGCACCTGCTGCTAGGCAGTGATGCATTGGGCCTGGTGCGTGACAAGCTCACCGCCATGAGTACGGAACTTGCGACTTGGGAGGCCGTGACGCGATCGACGGATGGCACGGACCAAGGAACGCTGTCGTGA
- a CDS encoding amidohydrolase family protein: MRHSRRNFLKAGAVGTAAAAAGLGLFTERAAAGGGDDPPADSGRYGRRYVIQGGHVMSMDPNVGDFVQADVLVDGKKILAVGPHLPAYGTPIDATGKIVMPGFIDTHHHQFETALRSFLADGLLFNDGKPHGAINYFDYILGKFAPVYRPQDVYVNELFGALSQIDAGVTTVHDISQIHHSPQHSDAAIKGLADSGRRSVLGYFESAGNVPGNQYPADAARIKAQYFASDDQLLSMTMGAEIYLPGYAAAWAVGRQLGLQVVAHIVGSFGMGPTFDALAAANQFGPDNLFIHMTGMSDMSWQKVKDAGANVSLAVPIEMNMRHGMPPILKTLSLGIQPSLSVDVECTLTADMFSQMRGAMALQKAFVNQLALDQNNPPGLPELLTTRDVLRFATMEGARDLRLDRKTGSLTPGKEADIIILDAEAINVAPLNVVPGAVVSLMDRSDVETVIVAGKVRKWKGRLLDVDLRRLRQQLQASRDYVFNAAGIPQNLFRTN; this comes from the coding sequence ATGCGCCATTCGCGGCGCAATTTCCTGAAGGCCGGGGCGGTGGGGACCGCTGCCGCGGCGGCCGGGCTGGGGCTGTTCACCGAGCGCGCTGCCGCGGGCGGTGGCGATGATCCGCCGGCGGACAGCGGCCGCTACGGGCGGCGCTACGTCATCCAGGGCGGCCACGTCATGTCCATGGACCCGAACGTGGGCGATTTCGTCCAGGCCGACGTGCTGGTCGATGGCAAGAAGATCCTCGCCGTCGGTCCGCACCTGCCCGCGTACGGCACTCCGATCGATGCCACCGGCAAGATCGTGATGCCCGGCTTCATCGACACGCACCACCACCAGTTCGAGACCGCGCTGCGCAGCTTCCTGGCCGACGGCCTGCTGTTCAACGACGGCAAGCCGCACGGCGCCATCAACTACTTCGACTACATCCTCGGCAAGTTCGCCCCGGTGTACCGGCCGCAGGACGTCTACGTCAACGAGCTGTTCGGCGCGCTCAGCCAGATCGACGCCGGTGTCACGACGGTGCACGACATCTCGCAGATCCACCACTCGCCGCAGCACTCCGACGCCGCCATCAAGGGCCTGGCCGATTCGGGGCGGCGCAGCGTGCTCGGCTACTTCGAGAGCGCGGGCAACGTCCCCGGCAACCAGTATCCGGCGGATGCCGCGCGCATCAAGGCGCAGTACTTCGCCTCCGACGACCAGCTCCTGTCCATGACCATGGGCGCCGAGATCTACCTGCCTGGCTACGCGGCGGCCTGGGCCGTCGGCCGCCAGCTCGGGCTGCAGGTGGTGGCGCACATCGTCGGCAGCTTCGGCATGGGGCCGACCTTCGATGCGCTCGCCGCGGCCAACCAGTTCGGCCCCGACAACCTGTTCATCCACATGACCGGCATGTCCGACATGAGCTGGCAGAAGGTGAAGGATGCCGGCGCCAACGTCTCACTGGCCGTCCCGATCGAGATGAACATGCGCCATGGCATGCCGCCCATCCTGAAGACGCTGTCGCTGGGCATCCAGCCTTCGCTGAGCGTGGACGTGGAATGCACCCTGACGGCGGACATGTTCAGCCAGATGCGCGGCGCCATGGCCTTGCAGAAGGCCTTCGTCAACCAGCTGGCGCTGGACCAGAACAACCCGCCCGGGCTGCCGGAGTTGCTGACGACGCGCGACGTGCTGCGCTTTGCCACGATGGAGGGCGCGCGCGACCTGCGGCTCGATCGCAAGACCGGCTCGCTGACGCCGGGCAAGGAGGCCGACATCATCATCCTCGACGCCGAGGCGATCAACGTGGCGCCGCTCAACGTGGTGCCGGGTGCGGTGGTCTCGCTGATGGATCGCTCCGACGTCGAGACGGTGATCGTCGCCGGCAAGGTGCGCAAGTGGAAGGGCAGGCTGCTCGACGTCGACCTGCGCCGGCTGCGCCAGCAGCTGCAAGCCTCGCGCGACTACGTCTTCAACGCGGCGGGGATTCCGCAGAACCTGTTCCGCACCAATTGA
- a CDS encoding DNA polymerase II, which produces MEHNELKGFLLTRNWRDAAAGTEIEYWLATEAGARKVVLTAQTPVAFVEARHRAAVEAQLPAMPGLQLRELELKTFRQEPVIGVYARQHRLLGRLARALETQDIPLYEADVRPHDRYLMERFITAGVSVDGGRPEGTAIFDCKLQPAPDFRPALKVVSLDIETSAHEELYSIALDGTGERVVFMLGEPPAEASEPGDFRLVYCPGRKAMIERLNDWFERNDPDAILGWNVIQFDLRVLQATADGCGVPLLLGRERRPVEWRKHPGKQSYLFAAMPGRVAIDGIEALRSAVWSFASFSLEAVSQELLGEGKAIGDEYDKMAEIERRYQQDKPALAAYNIRDCELVLRIFEKARLLQFVMERAQTTGLQLDHFGGSIAAFSHVYLPRMHRQGYVAPNVGDAPEGAFPGGYVMDSRPGFYDSVIVLDYKSLYPSIIRTFLVDPVGLVEGQYAADTATLIHGPNGTRFSRDKHCLPDIVTTLWRARDEAKRARNEPLSQALKLLMNSFAGVLGASGCRFFNPNLVSAVTLRGHEIVQLTREFVEKRGYVAIYGDTDSIFIWLKRAHTNEEAQAIAATLVKDINAWWSHRLREEQGLASFLEIELDTHYRKFFMPTIRGSDVGSKKRYAGLSVDAAGREEMIYRGLEMARSDWTPLARQFQEGLLSRIFRGEPYQAFVTDYAQATLSGEKDDLLVYRKRLRHRIADYQVNVPPQVRAARIADEYNVKVNRPRQYENGGWIRYVMTRSGPEPLEVRRSGIDYEHYLTRQLQPIADAILQPMGESFAAMTTLQRRLF; this is translated from the coding sequence GTGGAACACAACGAGCTGAAGGGCTTCCTCCTCACCCGGAACTGGCGGGACGCTGCGGCCGGCACCGAGATCGAATACTGGCTGGCCACGGAAGCCGGGGCGAGGAAGGTGGTGCTGACGGCACAGACCCCGGTGGCCTTCGTCGAGGCCAGGCACAGGGCCGCAGTCGAGGCGCAACTCCCCGCCATGCCCGGCCTGCAGCTTCGCGAGCTGGAGCTGAAGACTTTTCGCCAGGAGCCGGTGATCGGTGTGTACGCCAGGCAGCACCGGCTGCTCGGGCGCCTGGCCCGGGCGCTGGAGACGCAGGACATTCCGCTGTACGAGGCCGACGTCCGCCCCCATGACCGCTACCTGATGGAGCGGTTCATCACCGCGGGGGTGAGCGTCGACGGCGGGCGCCCGGAGGGCACTGCCATCTTCGACTGCAAGCTGCAACCTGCGCCGGACTTCCGGCCCGCGCTGAAAGTGGTGTCGCTGGACATCGAGACGAGCGCCCACGAGGAGCTGTATTCCATCGCCCTGGACGGCACGGGAGAGCGGGTCGTCTTCATGCTGGGGGAGCCGCCTGCCGAGGCCTCGGAGCCAGGCGACTTCCGCCTCGTCTATTGCCCTGGCCGCAAGGCCATGATCGAACGGCTGAACGACTGGTTCGAGCGCAACGACCCGGACGCCATCCTCGGGTGGAACGTGATCCAGTTCGACCTTCGGGTGCTGCAGGCGACCGCCGATGGCTGCGGCGTGCCGCTGCTATTGGGGCGTGAGCGCCGGCCCGTCGAATGGCGCAAGCACCCCGGCAAACAGAGCTACCTGTTCGCGGCCATGCCTGGCCGAGTGGCCATCGACGGCATCGAGGCACTCCGGTCGGCGGTGTGGAGCTTTGCCTCCTTCAGCCTGGAGGCCGTGTCGCAGGAGCTGCTGGGCGAGGGCAAGGCGATCGGCGACGAGTACGACAAGATGGCCGAGATCGAGCGGCGCTACCAGCAGGACAAGCCGGCACTGGCGGCCTACAACATCCGCGACTGCGAGCTCGTCCTGCGCATCTTCGAGAAGGCCCGATTGCTGCAGTTCGTGATGGAGCGCGCCCAGACCACCGGGCTGCAGCTGGACCACTTCGGTGGCTCCATCGCCGCGTTCAGCCACGTCTACCTGCCGCGGATGCATCGCCAGGGCTACGTGGCGCCGAATGTCGGCGACGCGCCCGAGGGCGCCTTCCCCGGCGGCTACGTGATGGACTCGCGGCCGGGCTTCTACGACTCCGTCATCGTCCTGGATTACAAGAGCCTGTATCCGTCAATCATTCGCACCTTCCTGGTCGACCCGGTCGGCCTGGTGGAAGGCCAGTACGCCGCCGACACGGCCACGCTGATCCACGGGCCGAACGGCACCCGTTTCTCGCGCGACAAGCACTGCCTGCCGGACATCGTCACCACGCTCTGGCGGGCCCGGGACGAGGCCAAGCGAGCGAGGAACGAGCCGCTGTCGCAAGCGCTGAAACTGCTGATGAACTCCTTCGCCGGGGTGCTGGGCGCGTCCGGTTGCCGCTTCTTCAACCCGAATCTCGTTTCCGCGGTGACCTTGCGTGGGCACGAGATCGTGCAACTGACGCGCGAGTTCGTGGAGAAGAGGGGGTACGTGGCCATCTATGGCGACACCGACTCGATCTTCATCTGGCTCAAGCGAGCCCACACGAACGAGGAGGCGCAGGCGATCGCCGCGACCCTGGTGAAGGACATCAATGCCTGGTGGTCGCACAGGCTGCGCGAGGAACAGGGGCTGGCGAGCTTCCTCGAGATCGAGCTCGACACGCATTACAGGAAGTTCTTCATGCCGACGATCCGCGGCTCCGACGTCGGCAGCAAGAAGCGTTACGCCGGCTTGAGCGTGGATGCCGCGGGCCGCGAGGAAATGATCTATCGCGGCCTGGAGATGGCTCGCAGCGACTGGACGCCGCTGGCGCGGCAGTTCCAGGAGGGCCTGCTCTCGCGCATCTTCCGTGGCGAGCCCTACCAGGCTTTCGTGACCGACTACGCGCAAGCGACCTTGTCCGGCGAAAAGGACGACCTGCTCGTTTATCGCAAGCGGCTGCGCCATCGCATAGCCGACTACCAGGTCAACGTGCCGCCGCAGGTCCGGGCCGCGCGCATCGCCGACGAGTACAACGTGAAGGTCAACCGGCCCAGGCAGTACGAGAACGGCGGGTGGATCCGGTACGTCATGACCCGCAGCGGCCCGGAGCCCCTGGAGGTGCGCCGCTCGGGGATCGACTACGAGCACTACCTCACCCGGCAGCTCCAGCCGATTGCAGACGCCATCCTGCAGCCGATGGGCGAGAGCTTCGCGGCGATGACGACCTTGCAGCGACGGCTTTTCTAG
- the glyA gene encoding serine hydroxymethyltransferase: MMQGLRTLDPEVAALIAQEAQRQSDRLELMASENHISLAQREASASVLADTTVEGYPGARFLAASASVDALEQLAIDRACRLFGARFANVQPHSGTQANQAVLLALLKPGDTLLSMDLRAGGHFSHGAGGTLSGDWFTAHHYGVDPQTGLIDADEVLALARRHRPRLIIAGASAYPRAIDFARFAAIAREVGAKLMVDMAHVAGLVATGHFPNPLPHADVVTTTTYKNIRGPRGGLVLCNDPELAARLDAALCPGLQGTPLMQLIAAKAVAFGEALQPAFQAYSAQVLRNARALGAGLSARGLPQLTGGTDVPFVVGDLRALGLQAAPLVRALDTLQVGCNAVPVPADTDFEHAHGLRLGVSAMTTRGMADAECELIAGIVADTAQALAASRPPPAGAAETVRALCRRFPLAP, from the coding sequence ATGATGCAGGGCCTGCGCACGCTCGATCCCGAGGTCGCGGCCCTGATCGCGCAGGAGGCGCAGCGCCAGTCCGACCGGCTGGAGCTGATGGCCTCCGAGAACCACATCAGCCTGGCGCAGCGCGAGGCCAGCGCCAGCGTGCTGGCCGACACCACGGTGGAGGGCTATCCCGGCGCGCGCTTCCTGGCCGCCTCCGCGAGCGTGGACGCGCTGGAGCAGTTGGCCATCGATCGCGCGTGCCGGTTGTTCGGCGCGCGCTTCGCCAACGTGCAGCCGCACTCCGGCACCCAGGCCAACCAGGCGGTGCTGCTGGCGCTGCTGAAACCCGGCGACACGCTGCTTTCGATGGACCTGCGCGCCGGCGGCCACTTCAGCCACGGGGCGGGCGGCACGCTGTCGGGTGACTGGTTCACCGCCCACCACTACGGCGTCGATCCGCAGACTGGCCTGATCGACGCCGACGAGGTGCTGGCGCTGGCGCGCCGGCACCGGCCGCGGCTGATCATCGCCGGCGCCTCCGCGTATCCGCGCGCCATCGACTTCGCGCGCTTCGCCGCGATCGCGCGCGAGGTCGGCGCGAAGCTGATGGTGGACATGGCCCACGTCGCCGGCCTGGTCGCCACCGGCCACTTCCCGAATCCGCTGCCGCATGCCGATGTGGTCACCACGACCACCTACAAGAACATCCGCGGCCCGCGCGGCGGCCTGGTCCTGTGCAACGACCCGGAGCTGGCCGCGCGGCTGGATGCCGCGCTGTGCCCGGGACTCCAGGGCACGCCGCTGATGCAGTTGATCGCCGCCAAGGCGGTGGCCTTCGGCGAGGCGCTGCAGCCGGCTTTCCAAGCGTACAGCGCGCAGGTGCTGCGCAACGCGCGTGCGCTCGGCGCCGGCCTGTCCGCGCGCGGCCTGCCGCAACTCACCGGCGGCACCGATGTGCCCTTCGTGGTGGGCGACCTGCGCGCACTGGGCCTGCAGGCGGCGCCGCTGGTGCGCGCGCTGGACACGCTTCAGGTCGGCTGCAATGCCGTGCCGGTGCCCGCCGACACGGATTTCGAACACGCCCACGGGTTGCGTCTTGGGGTGTCCGCCATGACCACCCGCGGCATGGCCGACGCCGAATGCGAGCTCATCGCCGGCATCGTGGCCGATACCGCGCAAGCGCTCGCCGCGAGCCGGCCGCCCCCGGCTGGCGCGGCCGAAACCGTGCGCGCGCTATGCCGGCGCTTCCCGCTCGCGCCTTGA
- a CDS encoding tripartite tricarboxylate transporter substrate binding protein — MKRRTLLAAAAALGAATVARAQNPAIPSVLTLMVPFPAGGVSDLYARAVAPRMAKELGCTVIVENLAGASGSIAVSKALARTGSDMLVVGSPTEMILAPAMLQSARYKPADFRPLGLLSRSSLALYARADLPANNVDELVAWAKANPDKPLSYGSVGIGSIYHLAGQAFADAVGVPMNHVPYKGGAPLLQDLAGGHIDLVLLPANGDMAGRVATGKPKVLAVAGSTRSPVFPNVPTFAESHSLARFTTADSWVGLFIPAAAPAPLTQAIGRAVQVAMGDAEVQRQLQAQSGVPLPAPLPPSQLAAFYAAEIDHYTQAIRKANLQPV; from the coding sequence ATGAAACGCCGCACCCTCCTCGCCGCCGCTGCCGCCCTGGGCGCGGCTACCGTGGCTCGCGCCCAGAACCCCGCGATTCCCTCGGTGCTGACGCTCATGGTCCCGTTCCCGGCCGGCGGGGTGTCGGACCTCTATGCCCGCGCGGTCGCCCCGCGGATGGCGAAGGAACTGGGCTGCACTGTCATCGTGGAGAACCTGGCAGGCGCCAGCGGCAGCATCGCCGTGTCGAAGGCGCTGGCGCGCACCGGCAGCGACATGCTGGTGGTGGGCTCGCCCACGGAGATGATCCTGGCCCCGGCAATGCTGCAGTCGGCGCGCTACAAGCCGGCGGACTTCCGGCCGCTGGGCCTGTTGTCCCGCTCCTCGCTGGCGCTGTATGCGCGCGCCGACCTGCCGGCAAACAACGTGGACGAACTGGTTGCCTGGGCCAAGGCCAACCCCGACAAGCCCCTGAGCTACGGCTCCGTCGGCATCGGCAGCATCTATCACCTGGCGGGGCAAGCCTTCGCCGACGCCGTCGGCGTGCCCATGAACCACGTCCCCTACAAGGGCGGTGCGCCGCTGCTGCAGGACCTGGCGGGCGGCCACATCGACCTCGTGCTGCTACCCGCGAACGGCGACATGGCGGGCCGCGTGGCCACTGGCAAGCCAAAGGTTCTGGCCGTGGCGGGCAGTACCCGCTCGCCGGTGTTCCCCAACGTGCCAACCTTCGCCGAATCGCACAGCCTGGCGCGCTTCACCACCGCCGATTCCTGGGTGGGCCTGTTCATTCCGGCGGCCGCGCCGGCGCCCCTGACCCAGGCGATCGGGCGCGCCGTGCAGGTTGCGATGGGGGACGCCGAGGTCCAGCGCCAGCTGCAGGCGCAATCCGGCGTGCCCCTGCCGGCGCCTTTGCCGCCGTCCCAGCTGGCCGCCTTTTACGCGGCGGAGATCGACCACTACACGCAGGCCATCCGCAAGGCGAACCTGCAGCCGGTGTGA
- a CDS encoding M14 family metallopeptidase: MQSINDAEAAFSAGYHQAREAFLAAATKAGAQLQQYACPARGPRGEALSTDTAWIGEPGATKVLMALSGTHGVEGFCGSGFQVHWLRSGLQRQLPADTAVLFVHAVNPYGFAWLRRVNEDNVDLNRNYLDWSRPPPDNPGYAEIAGALLPARLDGPEAAEAEAVLARYRQQVGEVAFYRALASGQFIDAQGMFYGGAGPTWSNRTLHTVMAERLARATDVTCIDFHTGLGPFGHGDLISDHEPGTGAAQRVRQFWGDGVSESRRGQTLPLVQDGPTHFGVNRALPHARVTFGTLEFGTYDRDSGRAALRADHWLHVHSDPLGPEAAAIKQALRRQFYPDTADWKEAVLFRGHQLVRMALAGMQGAHAQRGQPVRP, translated from the coding sequence ATGCAGTCCATCAACGATGCGGAAGCGGCCTTCTCGGCCGGCTACCACCAGGCCCGGGAAGCCTTCCTCGCAGCAGCGACCAAGGCGGGCGCACAGCTCCAGCAATACGCATGCCCGGCGCGCGGGCCGCGCGGCGAAGCCCTGAGCACCGACACCGCGTGGATCGGCGAGCCCGGCGCGACCAAGGTCCTCATGGCGCTGTCCGGCACGCACGGCGTGGAGGGCTTCTGCGGCTCCGGCTTCCAGGTGCACTGGCTGCGCAGCGGCCTGCAGCGGCAACTGCCCGCCGACACGGCGGTGCTGTTCGTCCACGCCGTGAATCCCTATGGCTTCGCGTGGCTGCGGCGGGTGAACGAGGACAACGTCGACCTCAATCGCAACTACCTGGACTGGAGCCGGCCGCCTCCGGACAACCCGGGCTATGCCGAGATCGCCGGCGCGCTGCTGCCCGCGCGCCTGGACGGGCCCGAGGCCGCCGAGGCCGAGGCCGTCCTGGCCCGCTACCGCCAGCAGGTCGGCGAAGTGGCGTTCTATCGCGCCCTGGCCAGCGGCCAGTTCATCGACGCGCAAGGCATGTTCTACGGCGGCGCCGGGCCCACCTGGTCCAACCGCACGTTGCATACGGTGATGGCCGAGCGGCTGGCGCGGGCCACCGACGTCACCTGCATCGACTTCCATACGGGCCTCGGCCCCTTCGGCCACGGCGACCTGATCTCGGACCACGAGCCCGGCACCGGCGCCGCGCAGCGCGTGCGCCAGTTCTGGGGCGATGGCGTGTCCGAAAGCCGCCGCGGCCAGACCCTGCCGCTGGTGCAGGACGGCCCGACGCACTTCGGCGTCAACCGCGCGCTGCCGCATGCCCGTGTCACCTTCGGCACGCTGGAGTTCGGCACCTACGACCGCGACTCGGGCCGCGCCGCGCTGCGGGCCGATCACTGGCTGCACGTGCACAGCGACCCGCTGGGCCCGGAGGCCGCTGCCATCAAGCAGGCCTTGCGCCGCCAGTTCTACCCCGACACCGCCGACTGGAAGGAAGCCGTGCTGTTTCGCGGGCACCAGCTGGTGCGCATGGCGCTGGCCGGCATGCAGGGCGCGCACGCCCAGCGCGGCCAGCCCGTGCGCCCCTGA
- a CDS encoding AraC family transcriptional regulator, protein MNAPAGSITLLRALAPQEGYNLTELPDVRVLRSDRPLADTPVLYDPGIVIVCQGAKRGYFGDQVFVYDEQHYLAVAAPVPFTMQSDGSAERPLLALYVHLDFQLAAGLMVDIDRAGGVAPAQVPQSMMSSPMDDAMRHAVLHLLQVLSLPLDAAILGRAAVRELYFRVLTGPQGQVLRAALAQQGRFGRIGRALQRIHREHAQRLDVAQLAREAGMSAPSFHSHFKAVTHISPMQYLKSIRLHQARLLMAREGMTAAAACNAVGYESASQFNREFKRLFGLTPTAEARRMKAGFALPPAQPGTRYVASH, encoded by the coding sequence ATGAATGCTCCAGCCGGCTCCATCACGCTGCTGCGTGCCCTGGCGCCCCAGGAGGGCTACAACCTGACGGAGCTGCCGGACGTACGCGTGCTGCGCTCCGACCGGCCGCTGGCCGACACGCCGGTGCTGTACGACCCCGGCATCGTCATCGTCTGCCAGGGTGCCAAGCGCGGTTATTTCGGCGACCAGGTGTTCGTCTATGACGAGCAGCACTACCTCGCCGTCGCAGCGCCGGTGCCCTTCACGATGCAATCCGACGGCAGCGCGGAAAGGCCGCTGCTGGCGCTTTACGTGCATCTGGATTTCCAGCTCGCGGCCGGGCTGATGGTCGATATCGACCGTGCCGGCGGCGTCGCGCCGGCCCAGGTGCCGCAAAGCATGATGTCCAGCCCGATGGACGACGCAATGCGGCACGCCGTGCTTCACCTGTTGCAGGTGTTGAGCCTCCCGCTGGACGCGGCCATCCTCGGTCGCGCCGCCGTGCGCGAGTTGTACTTCCGCGTGCTGACCGGGCCGCAAGGGCAGGTGCTGCGCGCGGCGCTGGCGCAGCAAGGCCGCTTCGGTCGCATCGGCCGGGCGCTGCAACGCATCCACCGCGAGCACGCCCAGCGGCTCGACGTCGCGCAACTGGCGCGCGAGGCCGGCATGAGTGCACCGTCTTTCCACAGCCACTTCAAGGCCGTGACGCACATCTCGCCAATGCAATACCTGAAGTCCATCCGGCTGCACCAGGCCCGCCTGCTGATGGCGCGCGAGGGCATGACGGCGGCCGCGGCCTGCAATGCCGTCGGCTACGAAAGCGCCTCGCAGTTCAACCGCGAGTTCAAGCGCCTCTTCGGCCTGACCCCGACGGCCGAGGCGCGGCGCATGAAGGCCGGTTTCGCGCTACCACCGGCCCAGCCGGGGACGCGGTATGTGGCGTCGCATTGA